AGGTTTGGTTTTTCCAAACCTTCACCGTTCACCTAAACCTTCACCGGGGAAGGAGGTGAGTGTGTGAATCTAAAGCGATTTGAGCCAGATAGGTACAAGGCTTTGGTGGTAGCGGCGGTTTGGGGGGAGAGGGAGAAGGTCCTTGCCCGGGGGGTGGGGACACTTCGGGAGGCTCGGGATTTTCTGGAGAGGGCCATGGAGGAGGGGGCGGATCTAGGGGAGATCACCTGGGTGGTGGAGGAGGGGGAGGATTACCTGGTGGAGCACAAGGTGAAGGTTTTCTTGCGGTAGTGGGAGGTGCTTATGACCGAGACCCGTGATGCGGTAGTGGTATTTCGGCACTGGAGTGGCAGGGTGGACATCCTGGGAGGGAAGGCTCTGCTAGTTGATGAGAAGGACCTCCTCTCCCAGGGGGCGGCCCTCTACTATCTCTACTACGGGGATGGCCGCTACGAAGTGTACGAGGAGGCTTTCCTGGCTACCCTGGCCTTGTGGTACGCCAGCCAAACCGATAGCGGGGCCTATTTGGAGGTGGTAGACCGAAACGGCTACACCATCGCTGTAATAGGCCTTTAGGGGCAAAAAGAGACGGCTGGGGCCAAGGCCCCAGCCAATCTCTTTTAGTGAGGGGGTGAAAGGATGAAAGAGATTTACGAGCAGCTAGCCCAGCCTTTCCCACCCCAGGAGGTGGGGTGGAAGGTGCAGACCGTTAACCGGGACCGGACCCGGGGCCTGGTGGTGGCCTACGTGGACGCCCGCACCGTTTTGGACCGTTTGGACGAGGTGGTGGGCCCCGAGGGTTGGCAGGATGCCTACGAGGTCCTGGCCGACCGGGAGCACAACGGCACCCGGCTGGTGGAGGTGAAGTGCCGCCTCACGGTCCTGGGGGTGACCAAGGAGGACGTTGGGGAAGGGGACACCCTCAAGGCCGCCTTCTCCGATGCCCTCAAACGGGCGGCGGTGAAGTTCGGGATAGGCCGCTACCTCTACCGTCTGGAGAAGACCTGGGTTCCCCTCAAAGACGGCCAGATTGAGGAAAAGACCCTGGCTAAACTCCGGAGCCTTTTGGAAGGGAGGTAGCCATGTACCTCATCTACCGAGGCCCGTATCCCGAGAGGATTTTCACCCACCTGGATGAGGTTCCCGAGGGGGTGAAGGTCTGGTATGCCCCTGAAGAGGATCTTCTGGTCCCCGTGGTACGGATTGGGGATCGCCTGTTGTACCTGGAGCCGGATGGGGTCTATCGCTACTTCGTGCCCTACGAATCCCCCCAGGAGTTTACCCTTCCCCAAGGAGTAGGGGATGCCCTGACTGTCTTCTATGACCCTGACGGACCCAGGTTTGGTCTGGAGCTTTACCTGGGCCAGAAGTTGGTGGCCCAGGAGGTTCTCCACGAAGGACCCCTGGCCTTGGAAGCTTTACGAAGTGTTTTCGGCAAGCGAGGTGAGGAGTAAACCACCCCACGCCTAAAGGCGGGGGCTTTCCAAGGGAAAACGATGCAGAGAAGACACCCTCAGAATCCGGGCCGGTTTACAACGGCCCATGCCCATCGAGCCAGCTCTCCGGGCAATGTTATGGGCAGCCACCCAATCCGCATTATGCTGAAACCCGCACGCCGTGCAGCGGAAAAGGGCCTGGCTACGCCGGTTGCCCTGCTCGGTGTGCCCACAGCGGGGGCACTCCTGGCTGGTGTGCCTCGGGTCTACCGCCACCACTCGCACCCCCTTGAGGGCCGCCTTGTACTCCAAGAGCGAGCGGAAGCGGGCGTAGGGCCACAGGTGGTGCAGGTGCCGGGCCTCCCGGCCGCGTTTGGTGGTACGGCTCCTGAGGTGGGCCAGGTCCTCGATGGCGATGGTGTCGCCGGGTTCGAGGCCATCCAAGATGCGTCGTGTCAGGGCGTGCAGGGTGTGGTTCACAAAACGGGCCTCCCTTCCCCTAAGCCGTTCCCAGAGGCGCTTCACGCCTTTGGTGCGTTCGGAAGGCCGGTCCAGTTTGGACCGGACTTCGGCCCGTTTTCTCAGGTAGTGCAGACGCTTACCCCTAAGGGGTCCGCCGGAGAACCGCACCCCGCTGGAGAGGGTGGCCAGGACCTTCTGCCCCAAATCCACCCCCACCACCTTGCCCCCGCCGCTGGGGGGCTCTGGGGTCTCCACCCGCAGGATCAGGTTGATGTACCACTTGCCCTTCGGCCCCCTGGTGAGCACCCCGCCCTGCACGCTCCTGGCCCGCTTCAGCACCCCCCGCTGGTAGTTCCCCAGCTTCATCGGGACGATCAGGCGGCCTGCGGTGGTGGTGAGCGAGACCGACTCACCCCGCAGGGAGAGGGTGCGCTGGTCAAAGGTAGCCGAGGTGGGCTGGTAGAACTTCGCCCGGCTGCCCTTCTTGCGCCCCACGCGGGCAATCGCCTGGACCGCCAGGTTAGCCGAGAGGCCCATCGAACGAAGGTCGTTATAGACCAGGCGATGCAGCTTGAACCTGCGGAACTCCCCACGCTCCTTGGCCACCCTGAGCGCGTGGTTGCAGCCCTCGGCGAACAACCGCACCGTCTCTTCCAAAGCCGCCGCCTGTTCGGGAGTGGGCTTCAAGGTGCAGCGGAGGGTAAGAGTCTGCATAAAAGCATTATAGCACATCATGCGAAAGGAGGAGCGGCGCTCCCCCCCATGCCTGAAGGCAGGGGTATCCGCGCCGCAAGTTACCGATGAGGGTGGAAGAGGTCCTGGACTTCATTGAGGGTACGGCTCGCCTCCTGCGTCTGGAGGCGGTTAAGCTTCTGGAGGCCTTTCGGGACAACCCCAAGGACTTGCGAAAGCATCTGAGCCGCCTTAGGGAGTTGGCGGAGGAACTCCACCGTATCCGTGAGGCCCTCTACGCCTTGAATGTGGAGGTGCGCAGGCCTTACGAGGACAACTCCGCCGAGGCTTTGCGGCGGGAACTGTTCTGAGTTTCATTAGCGGAGGTGTCGAGGAAGGTTAAAGGCAAGCACGGCTGGGGCCAAGGCCCCAGCCGATCTCCTTTTACAGAAAAGGGAGGTAGCAGGTGGGGAAGAAGAAGGTTGTGGGCCTAGCCGGAGACGACTGGTTGGTACTTGAGGCCATAGTCCTGGTGGACGCTGATTGGTTGGAGGTCAGGAAGGAGGAAAAGGAACCTGACCGCATAGCCTCGGACCTTTGGGAACTGGACTCCGTTATCCGGTTGGATACGGAAGAAGTCTAAGGGGGTGAGGGAGGCAGGAAATGCAAGAAACACTTCAGGCGCTGAAGAAGGCCATAGAAACCCATGCCCAGGCTGCTGTAGAAAGGCTTAGAGAAAAGGGGGGTGTGGGGGGCTATAATCCCCCGGTTTTCAAACCAGGGATACATGGACCCCCCCATTGTCCAGCTTTCGGCGATAGGTGCTCCAACCTAGAACCGCGGTCACGAGCAAAAGCCCGTATCTTGCAGCCCAGTTCTACAAGATAGCCTTACGGCTGACCAGAACGGGGAGACGTCACAGGTGAAGAGGTTAAGGGTGGCCTCGAGAAAAACAGGGGTATAAAGGTCGCGGGGAAATGGGCATCCCCCATTTGGGGGATGCGGCACCAGAATCCTCCCGCTACTATGACCCTTGTGAAGGGGCCGGGCCTTACCCTTTTGGAGCTCTTGATCGTGTTATCCGTGCTGGCTATAGTGGCCGGTATCGCGGCCTTGGATGTACGTCCTCTCTACGATCCCCTACAGGATAGTCTGGCCCGTTCGGAGGGCTACCTCAAAAATGTTCGTGCCAAGGCCATGGCCACCACCTCCGCTTACCAGGTAATCCTTGAGGGAAATAAGCTGAAGGCTAGATATGCTAGCAGGTGCAGTTCGGATCTCACTTTCACCACGGATCCGCAGTTAGTCCAAGAGTACCCCTCTGGGATAACGGTGCTGCTCAGCCCCGCCGATGCATTTGTCTGCTTTACGAGCCGAGGGACCCTAGTCTTTACGACCAACACACAGAGCTTCTCTGGAAACCCCCAGGTGCAGCTTCGCGATTCTCGGGGCCGGGTAGCCCGGTTAGAGCTTCTTCTGGGAGGGGGGGTGGTGCGCAGATGAGGGTGCGGTCCCCAGGTGCCCGCCGAGGGTCTCGAGGGCTCACCCTGATAGAGGTTCTCGTGGCCTTAGCCATCTTGGGGCTAATAGGTCCCCTGGTGGGAGCCTTCATCGCCCACCTGAACACTAATACCCGCTCGGAGCTGCGCAGCCAAGCGGTTACCCTAGCCCAGGAGCGCCTTGAAAACCTGAGGCTCCAGGACCCCCAGACCATGCCCCGATCTGGATGCACCAGCGAGACCAAGACCCGAGTATCGAGGACCTTCACCGTGCAAACCTGTTATTGTTCCCAGGCCAGCTTGTGTGGGCCAGGAGCCCGCTTCATTGAGGTACGGGTGTACCTGGGCACAGGAACATCAGGCACGCCCCTTTACGGGGTGGCCACGGTATTTACCCAGTTCCGTTAGGAGGGAAGCATGGAGCGTAAGGGAATGACCCTGGTGGAGCTGCTGGTGGCCCTAGCTATCGCTGGGATCCTCTTAGCCTTGATCCTCCCCACCGCCTTAGGTAACCGGCGGCTCTATACCCTGGATGTCCAGCGCACGGAGGTTAACCAAAACCTGCGGGCGGGTTTGGACTTTATAGTGGCCGATGTCCGCCAGGCGGGTGAGCGGCTTCCGGTGGATTTTCCTGCCATACAGGTCCAGCAGAGCAGTTCGGGTTCCGTGCTGATAATCCGGCGAAACCTGTTGGATTCCGTGTTGACCCTTTGCGACCGGATTGACGGAAACCAAGACAATATCCCTGTGGCCGTGAACACACCGGGGCAGCTTAATCAGCTTCCCAACGACCTTCAGGGTGTATGCGCTTTCCGGGATGCCGATAGGAATGGGATAGATGACCGCATCGATGCCTTTAGGGCCTTTAGGTGCAGTGTAGACGGGGACCCTCAATGCTCTACAGGAAACAACCGAGAGGCCGTTAGAATCTACATCTACGACCCAATCAGCCAGCAAGGCGAGTGGTTCGTCTATGATGCGGAGGATAGCTCTGGGGTCAAGATTCACAAGGGGAATCGGGAGAGATGGACACGGGGCTACAGCCCTGGGGCCCGAATCTATGCCCTGGAGGAGCGGAGGTACTACAGGGATGGGGATCTTCTGGTGCTTTTGGAAAACGGCCAACAGCCCGCCAAGGGAATTGTGGCTGGGGTGACCTACTTCGGGGTGAGAGCTCAGGCCAACGGTAACTGGTATACCACGTTCCCGCAAGTAAACCTCCATTGGAAGACCATCGAGACCCTGGAGCTCACTTTGAGGATAAGGTCCGGCAACATTGAACGGGAACTCAGCACCCGAGCGGTGCCCCGTAACGTGTTCTCCCAGTAGGAGGTGGCGATGCGCCAAGGATTTGCCCTTGTAAGTGTTCTGATACTGATGGTGGTCCTGATGACCCTCCTTACCGCCTACATGTTTACCACCCTTACCGAACTGAGGACCACCGCCTCAAGCGCCAGGCAGACCACCGGTTTCTACGCCGCTGAAGCGGGATTAAATCTGCGGGCTGAGGAGATCCGCCAGCGGTTCCTGGGCTTCAACCGTCCCCAAGGGACCAGCCCCTCAACCCAGGGACCATGCCAGGGAAACAACCAGGGAAGCGGGGACTTTCAATGCAAGTCTTACACCATCTCGGGCCGGACGGTGCGCACTTACGTTCGTGAAGCCCCGGGCAATCCACAGAATGTCACAATTCCCCAGGGTGAGCTGTACGAGGGGCTAGATGCCCAGGAGTACCGGTATCACCTCTTCTCGGAAGCCCTAGGGCCCGATGGGCGCACGGAGGCCCTATTGGAGATGGTCTTCAAGTCCCGCTTGGTACCCATGTTCCAGTTCGCGGCCTTCTACAACAAGGACCTGGAGATCCTACCAGGTCCCTCCATGACCCTTGGTGGTAGGGTGCACACCAACGGCGATCTTTACCTCGACGCAGGTAACAATTCTATTTTAACCATTGGAGGCCAAGTCAGTACAGCGGGAAGCCTTTATCGTGGAAGAAAGGATAACAATACCTGTACAGGAACGGTTGAGGTGTACAGGAATTCCCAGGAAAAGGGTACGTTGGCCTGTGGTGGTGGAGGCCAGCGCCGGGCCTACGGTCAAAATGATCTCACCTGGTGGAATGGCCGAATCCAGGTGGGGGTTAACCACGTCACAGTCCCACCACCTGACGAGCTTGACCCCATACCCGGGAAAACCTACTGGGACAAAGCCGATTTGCGTATCGGCTTGGACCTTACGGGATTAATTCCTTTAGTAAGGGTCTACAGTGTGTCTGGAAACGCTACGCTGGAAAACGTAGTGGCCACATCTGCCTTGCAGGCGTGCAATGCTGTGGGCTACTCGGGTAACACCTTTTACAACAAGAGGGAAGGCAAATACATTAAAATGCTGGAGGTAGACCTCGGTCGCCTGTTGGATTGTATACACTCAAACACGGGGGCTTTCGGGTTCTCCCTTGACGACGATACCGAAGGGGGACTGGTGTTTTTCCTTACGGTGTTTGGCCCAGATAGTAACCATATTAACAATTACGGAGTCCGCATTAAAGGGGGAAGACGGATAGCCTCGACTATCTCCGGAGCGCCAAAGCCTAAGGGTTTGACGATAGTCAGCGATCAGGCTGTTTATATTCAGGGGGACTTCAACAAAGTGGATTGGGTTCCGGCGGCGGTGTTGGCGGATACCATAAACATTTTGTCTAATAACTGGAGCGATAGCAACAGCACAGGGGACATAAGCAGTAGAATCGCTACTGATACAGAGGTAAACGCAGCCTTTTTGGCTGGAACGGACATCACGGGAGGTGCGGAGGGTCCAGCCGGTCAAGACAGGGGCAACTACAATGGAGGTCTGGAAAACTACCCTCGCTTCCACGAAAACTGGACCAATAAGACCTTCACCTACCGGGGTTCCTTTGTCAGTTTGGGCACCCCTCGCAAGACCAACAGCCCCTGGCCCGGAACGGGAAGAGTCTACAACCCTCCCATCCGTAACTGGTCCTTTGATACGCGTTTCGCTCAGGGGCAACTTCCGCCCCTTTCTCCCCGGTTTGTGTATCTCAAACAGGAGCGCTTCATCAGGGATTTTGAAAGAAAGTCATCTACCTCGGACTGAAGTCCGAGGTAGATGACAAGACTAGCGCCTAGGCCTAACCAGAAGGGTTCGGATAAACCAGCGTAGGCCATAACTACGGGCGTAGCCCGTACTTTGGATGTGAACCCTACCCTCTATTGGTTGCGCCTTCCTCCTGCGAATAAACTTAATCATGCCCCCATGGTAGGGGATCCGCTGGGGAAAGACAAGGAACCGACTGTAGTCGGCCAAAAGCATGGAAGCATTCAAGTGGGGTTTGGTTTTCCTGATGGTATTGGACCATTTAGCCTGGGCCTGGGGCTGGCCCTCGGAATGGCGTCTTCCGGGTCGCCTGGTCTTCCCCGGCTTCGCCGCCCTCATGGCCCACCACCTGGCCCAAGGGGTACCCCCGGAGAAATACCTCAAGCGCCTCCTACCCTTTGCCCTGGTGGGCCAGGTGGGGTATAGCCTCCTTTTTGGCTCCTACATCCTTTGGCCCCTCAACGTCCTCTTCACCTTTCTGGGAGCAGCACTGGTGGCCTCGGGAAAGGCCTACGGCTGGGTGGTCTCCCTCTTTTCCGAGTTCCCCCTGGGGGCAAGCCTGGCCCTGACTGCCCGTGGAAAATCCCTCCTGGCAGCTTTTGGGCTTGCTTCAAGCGCTTTTCTCATGGGCTGGTCCCTCTGGGTAGCCTTGGTTCAAGGAATAGCTTTCCTGGGCTTTCTAACCCTCATACCCCACCTCCCCAAGGGAAGACGCACCCCCTGGTGGAGCTTCTACGCCTTCTACACAGGACACCTCCTGGGACTATACCTAGTTAAAGCTCTACTACGGTAGGATAGAGACGTGAGATGGATAGCAGTCTTTCCTCTGGTGGCGATAGCCTTGGCCCAGGGTTTTCCGCTGGAGAATCTCTATGGGCCTTTTCGGGTTAAGGAACTTCTCCTGCCCAATGTGGTGGTCCTGGAAACCGGCCACCGTTTTCTCCTTGGAGGGATAGAGTTGCCGCATTGGGCAAGGGAACGCCTGTTGGAAAACCAGCTCAGACAGCGCAAACTCCCCCTTGGGCTAAAGTCCCGTGCAGCGGAGGCTAGGCTTTGCACTCAGGGGTTTCTCTCTCGGGAAATCTACCTGGAGCTTGAGATGTTGCCGGAAACTCCCCTTGTGTACCTCTATGTACCTCAGCTCCAGTCTCACGAGTTGATCCTTGAAAGGCCTGCTTTCGTTTTCCAGGGGCATCCCTTTGACAGCCTCAACTACATCTGGGTCCGGTCTGGATGCGCCTGGGCCACGGGCCAGGGGAGGTGGGCCGCTCTTTTCGCCGAAGCACAAAAAGCCGCCCAAGAGGAACGCATAGGGTTGTGGCGACCCTGACCAGGGACAAGCAAATCCCCCCACCGGGTTCAGTGGGGGGGTGGCCCTTACCTCAACAGAGCCATCGCAAGAGATAGGACGAAAAGCGTGCCGATGCCGCTGGCGAACAGTATTCGCCCGAGATTGAGATTCACTCAGATCACCTCCTTTCTTTGAGATTCAGCAGTAGTATACCATGGTGGTGAAAATATGGTAGTGAAGAATCGGGATCAGGAGAAGTTGTATAGACAGGACTTGGCTTTTGCTGGTGCGGGGTTGCTCCTAAAGGGAAGGGTCAGGGAGGCCTTCAGTTTTTTCCTGGCTTCGCAAGCTCTATATTCCCGACAGCTTCTTGAGGTGGTGGAGGAGGTGAGGAGGGGGAACCTTGAAGAAGCGGTCTGGTTGAGTTTTGGGTACACGCATCATCCCACTCTGGAGAAAAGACCGGTGTATGGTCCTCCACGGGAAGGGTGGAAACCTGTGTGGGAAATCATGAAGCGAGAAGCGCAAGATAATCCCCATCTCAGCTATGACTCCACTCTTCTTTCCCGTTTTGCCTACACCGTTCACTTAGGGGAGCTGACGGCTTTTTTGGTGGTGGACGTGAGGAAGGGTTTCCCCACAGCTTTGGAGGTAGCAGAGAAGATTCTTGAGCATCGTCCCCTCATGGCTAAATACGGACTACTTCAAGTGAGTGGGGCTTTACCTGGTCACGGCTGACCGAGTGAGGCTAGGATAGGAGATGGATTATGTGGTCCCCGGTAGAGGTGTATCTCCTTTTGGCTTTGGGCACTCTCCTGGCAGCTCTTGGCTTTGCTAGAGAAGCTTCCACTCAAGCTTTTGTTCCCATGGCCTCCATCGCTGCCCTTGGATACCTCCTGACCTGGTCCTTTCTCCGCACAGGGAAACCGGCCTTCTTCAGCACAGGGGCTGCGGTGGTGGCTTCCATCACCTTCGGCGTTCTCCTCCTCACTGTCCTTTTCCTCCTTTTGGGGATGATGGTGGTGCGCCCCTTTGAACCTTTCCTTGCCCTGGCTTTCCTGGCCCTCCTACCCCTCACAGCCATGGTCTGGCAGACCCTAAGGGCCTACCGCTTGGGCCACGGCTGGACCCTTTGGCAAAGGGCCGCAGCCCGTTCACACTATGCAGAAGGTCCTGGGGTGGGTAGGGTATCCTTGCGAAAGGAAGCGGAGTTGGATTTCCAGGAGTTGGAAAAGACCCTGAAGGCCAGGGTATTGGGCCAGGATGAGGCGGTAGAGACCATCCTACGAGGCCTTAAGCGGAAAGCGGCGGGGTTCACACGCAGGGAAAAGCCCTTTTCCGCCATGCTCCTGGGTCCCACGGGCACCGGCAAAACGGAGCTGGCCAAGGCTTTGGCGGATGCCCTGGGAAGGCCCTTAATCCGCTACGACATGAATGCCTTCGGTCAGGAACACACCGCTTCCGGTCTGGTGGGGTCTCCACCTGGTTTTGTGGGTTCGGAAACTCCGGGAAGGCTCTACGAGGACCTCCTTCGGGCTCCCGATGCGGTGGTCCTCTTTGACGAGATGGAGAAGGCCCACCCCTTTGTCCTGGACCCCTTGTTGCAGCTTCTAGACGAGGGACGCTTCCAGGAGCTTTCCCGAGGCCTGGTGGTCCAGGCTCCGGAAGCCATTCTCCTCTTCACCACCAACCTCTTGACCGATGTCCCCGAAGGGGCAGATCTTCGGGGGCTTTTGGTGGGCCGTGGCCTCAGACCGGAGCTGGTGAACCGTCTGGACGCAGTGGTGGCCTTCCGCCCCTTCACCCGGGAGACCCTGGAGGCTTTGGCCCGGAAAACCCTTTCCGATTACCTGGAGACCTGGAAGAGGGAGAAGAAGCTTTCCTTCACCCTAAGGGTGGATGACGCCGTTTACCGGCGCCTGGTGGACCTTTGTGACCTGCGCTTCGGTGCCCGGGACCTCCAGCGGGTCATGGAAAACACCGTGGGCGATGCCCTGGCGGAGGCCTACCTGGCCCGGGGTGGTAAACCCTTCTCTAAGCTGCACCTCTATGTCCAGGGGGATGAACTGGTGGCAGAACTATCGTAGAGGTTCATTTGGGGTAGGGGCCCCAAAGACGATGGCCCAGGATCTGCCCAGCGTTCCACAACCCCCCCACCAGGTGCCCGTTGCCTCCGATTACGAAGGCCAGGGCGTAGGAAAGGATGGGGTCCTGGGTGATGCGCATCAGAAAAAACGCCTTTAAGGACAGCAGGCCCGCATCCACCAGCAATATTCCCAGGGGACCGAGCATGGGAAAGGCAAGTGCCCTGGCATACAGGGGATTCCCTTCCCTGTATCCGAGGGCAAGACCCCGCAAGGTGGTCCAGGTATCCCAAAGGACGGCAGTTCCGTAGTAGACCACCGCCCAGTACCAGTTGGCCCGCAGAATCTCCGGATGGGCTAGGCCCAGGGCTAAGGTGTAGATGGCTAGCAATCCGATTAACAGAAGGGGCATAGGCGGACCAGGGGTCAGCCTATCAGACGGGCATCTACAAGCATCAGCTTCAGGTTGTGCAGCCCGCCCACCAGGTGAACGAAGCCCATGATGGTGGCCGATCCGGAAAGGCCAATCTGGGCGGCACTTCCCCCCACAACGACCAGCAGCAGGCTAAAGGCTACTGGTCCCCAAGGTCCCAGGCGAAACATAAGCGCCATGATGGGATTACCCTCCACCGCTCCCCGCTCCAAAGCCCACAGGGTGGTCCACAGGTCCAAGACCAGCCCCGCCAGGTATACATACCATCCCCATGGATAGCTGGGAAAGCCTAAGTGGAGGATCAGGTAACCAGCTAAGCCACCCATTATCCCTAACTTCCACCACCACATGCTTCCAGTCTACAAAAACAGCTTCCCCTTGGGGGGAAGCTGTATGGGAAGAGTTTCCGCAATAGCGGCACCTTCAATATAGCCCAGTTATCCCTGCTTGTAAAGGGGATGTTGCCATAAAGTCATGCCATGATAGAATCAAAGGCATGGGAAGAGTAGAAGCAAATCGTTGGACCGCCGCAATAGCGGCGGCTCTCGGGCGTGATCCCCGGACGCCCGAGGAGGGTTTGGCGGCTCTGGGGAACCTTCTCCGCTCCAACCCGGCGGAGAAGGAGAGGTTCGTAAGGGAGGCCCATGCCGCCTGGGTTGGAGGTGGCTGGGCGGTAAGGGGGGATACTACCCCTGGTGCGGAAAGGGCCTTGATGGCCCTCGAGGAAGCCACCCGACGCCTGGCGGAGCGCTACGGGTGGAGGAGGGAAGAGGGGGAGCTGGAGATCAGGCTGCCCAAGGAGGTAAGAGAGAGGCTGAGGGTGCTTCCCCGTGCGGCCCGGGGGGAAGGGGTTTTCCCGGTATCCCCTGGTGGCCTTTCGGCTAAGGCGGTATGGGCGGCAGCCTACCGCCTTCTCGGGGGGGAGCAGGTTATCCTGGTTCCCACGAAGGGGACCAGGGAAGAGACCCTCCTCCTCTCTAGGAGGAGGATTCTAGAGGGGGTGAAGGAACTCCTCCTGAAGAAGGAGGAGGAGAACACAGAGATGCCCTGGGGGGAACGGGTGCGTATCCTCCCTGGGGACCGGTGGGAGACACCAGGAAGACGGGAGCCCCGGTTGGAGGAGGCCATCCGTGGCCTCCAGGCCCAGGTCCTTGAATGGGACCTGGCCCGGGGAGAAGAGATGGTCCGGTGGGAGCATGAAGAGGTCCCCTTCGTCCTTGCGTGGGCCCACCGGGATCCAGAGAGACCTTTGCGCAAGCCCAGGTGGTCATACTCCACCTGGGAGTTGGTGGTGAGAGAGGGGGCGAGGGTAGTCCCGCCCACCTACGAGGAGGTGAGAAGGAAGTTGGAGAAGCCTTCCTGGGCGGCCATTCGCCTTCTGGGCCCGCTGGTGGCCTATGAGGTGAGTGCCCTGGGGTTTAAAGACCCCGAGGCGGCTTACCAGGAGGGGTTGCTGGAGGCTTTACGCATTTGGGACCGGCTGAAGAGGAAGGGGGGGGAGTTTAACCCCCTGCTTTTCTTGGTTCCCGAGCTCCGGAAGTATCTTCTGGAGCTTCGGGCCAGGGAGGTAGGGGTCTTTTCGCTCTCCCGAGAGGTTGCCCGCAAACTCCGGAAGTACTTCGCCCTGGTAGGCCAGGGTGAGTCTCCGGAGAAGGCCCTCAAGGAGGTGGGTTTGCCGGAGGAGCTGGTCGGGACGGGCCAGCTTTCCGGGGATGAGTTGGCGGAGGAGGGGGTGGAGCCTTCCAGTGAGGTGGACTACGACACCCTCATCCTCCGCAGCAGGGTGAGGGAGGTGAGAGAGGAGATAGGCAGATGGTACGGGGCCCCTGGACTCACCTTCGTGGATGCCCTCATGGATGGGGCATCCATTGAGGGCGCCCAGGTGGTGTCAGGGTTGAGCCCTCAGCTCGCCCAGCAGGTGGTGGAATACCTGCGGGCAGAGTTGGAGGGGTGGGGGGACTAACTCCCCCTAAGGGTTCCTACCCCCTGCCTGATTGCAGGCAGGGGTTTTCTCTTTTGGTCAGCCCGTAAGGGCTATCTTGGTTAGCCCGTAAGGGCTATCTTGGGGAAGGAGGTAGTAGCATGAAGGTGATGGAGACAGAGGTTCTCTTTCTTGAGGATGTCCTGGAGGATATGGCCAGGGAGCTCAAGGAGACGGTGAATGCACCAGAGGGTGCTCGCACTTACAGGTTATGGGGGATGGATACCCATGAGGTAGAGACGGCTTTATATGACATGATGAAACACCTTTCCCAGGAGGAGAGGGACCTCTTGCGCAAGTACCTGCCCAATATGGTGGAGACGATCCACAGGAAAAACTACAACGTGGTGGTTCTGTTACCCACGGAAAAGGGTCTCCACGCTAAGGGAGCCAACATAAGAATGCAGCGCATGGGTGACAGGATCGTATCCTAACAGGGTATGGCGTATCTCCTTGACACCCAGGACTGCTTTCACTCCGCGTCCTCCCTCCTGGCCTCCTCCCGGCGGTCCCGGATCAGTTCCTCCACCAGGCTCTCCCCGGGGGCCAGGTCCCGCCAAAGGCCCCTGGCCCGTCGGGCTATCTGGCGGAAGCTTACAAGCTCCAGCGTGCCCTCTGGACCCTGGCGTAGGAGAAGGCGCTCCCCCTCCTTGAGGCCCAAGGCCTCCCGCACCTCTGCAGGTAGGACCAGCCGGCCCTTTGACCCCAGTTGGACCAGGAAGTGGGTCTTTTCAGCAGTGACCCCCATACTTAAATGGTACCACACCCGGGGAAGTAGCCACCTTTAGGGGTATGGCGCTAGCCCTTCCCTCACGGGGCAAGCCCTGGACCCCCTCACCTCCCCATGACCACCTTCTCCAACTCCGCAAGGCGTTCCCTCAGGTCCACCAGCCTCTCCAGTAGCCGGCGGTAGCGGGCCAGGGTCTCCCGGTACACCTCGGGGCGGGTAAAAC
Above is a window of Thermus albus DNA encoding:
- a CDS encoding Rad52/Rad22 family DNA repair protein — protein: MKEIYEQLAQPFPPQEVGWKVQTVNRDRTRGLVVAYVDARTVLDRLDEVVGPEGWQDAYEVLADREHNGTRLVEVKCRLTVLGVTKEDVGEGDTLKAAFSDALKRAAVKFGIGRYLYRLEKTWVPLKDGQIEEKTLAKLRSLLEGR
- a CDS encoding RNA-guided endonuclease InsQ/TnpB family protein, which codes for MQTLTLRCTLKPTPEQAAALEETVRLFAEGCNHALRVAKERGEFRRFKLHRLVYNDLRSMGLSANLAVQAIARVGRKKGSRAKFYQPTSATFDQRTLSLRGESVSLTTTAGRLIVPMKLGNYQRGVLKRARSVQGGVLTRGPKGKWYINLILRVETPEPPSGGGKVVGVDLGQKVLATLSSGVRFSGGPLRGKRLHYLRKRAEVRSKLDRPSERTKGVKRLWERLRGREARFVNHTLHALTRRILDGLEPGDTIAIEDLAHLRSRTTKRGREARHLHHLWPYARFRSLLEYKAALKGVRVVAVDPRHTSQECPRCGHTEQGNRRSQALFRCTACGFQHNADWVAAHNIARRAGSMGMGRCKPARILRVSSLHRFPLESPRL
- a CDS encoding prepilin-type N-terminal cleavage/methylation domain-containing protein; its protein translation is MTLVKGPGLTLLELLIVLSVLAIVAGIAALDVRPLYDPLQDSLARSEGYLKNVRAKAMATTSAYQVILEGNKLKARYASRCSSDLTFTTDPQLVQEYPSGITVLLSPADAFVCFTSRGTLVFTTNTQSFSGNPQVQLRDSRGRVARLELLLGGGVVRR
- a CDS encoding type IV pilus modification PilV family protein gives rise to the protein MRVRSPGARRGSRGLTLIEVLVALAILGLIGPLVGAFIAHLNTNTRSELRSQAVTLAQERLENLRLQDPQTMPRSGCTSETKTRVSRTFTVQTCYCSQASLCGPGARFIEVRVYLGTGTSGTPLYGVATVFTQFR
- a CDS encoding PilW family protein, translating into MERKGMTLVELLVALAIAGILLALILPTALGNRRLYTLDVQRTEVNQNLRAGLDFIVADVRQAGERLPVDFPAIQVQQSSSGSVLIIRRNLLDSVLTLCDRIDGNQDNIPVAVNTPGQLNQLPNDLQGVCAFRDADRNGIDDRIDAFRAFRCSVDGDPQCSTGNNREAVRIYIYDPISQQGEWFVYDAEDSSGVKIHKGNRERWTRGYSPGARIYALEERRYYRDGDLLVLLENGQQPAKGIVAGVTYFGVRAQANGNWYTTFPQVNLHWKTIETLELTLRIRSGNIERELSTRAVPRNVFSQ
- a CDS encoding PilX N-terminal domain-containing pilus assembly protein, whose translation is MRQGFALVSVLILMVVLMTLLTAYMFTTLTELRTTASSARQTTGFYAAEAGLNLRAEEIRQRFLGFNRPQGTSPSTQGPCQGNNQGSGDFQCKSYTISGRTVRTYVREAPGNPQNVTIPQGELYEGLDAQEYRYHLFSEALGPDGRTEALLEMVFKSRLVPMFQFAAFYNKDLEILPGPSMTLGGRVHTNGDLYLDAGNNSILTIGGQVSTAGSLYRGRKDNNTCTGTVEVYRNSQEKGTLACGGGGQRRAYGQNDLTWWNGRIQVGVNHVTVPPPDELDPIPGKTYWDKADLRIGLDLTGLIPLVRVYSVSGNATLENVVATSALQACNAVGYSGNTFYNKREGKYIKMLEVDLGRLLDCIHSNTGAFGFSLDDDTEGGLVFFLTVFGPDSNHINNYGVRIKGGRRIASTISGAPKPKGLTIVSDQAVYIQGDFNKVDWVPAAVLADTINILSNNWSDSNSTGDISSRIATDTEVNAAFLAGTDITGGAEGPAGQDRGNYNGGLENYPRFHENWTNKTFTYRGSFVSLGTPRKTNSPWPGTGRVYNPPIRNWSFDTRFAQGQLPPLSPRFVYLKQERFIRDFERKSSTSD